Within Sorangiineae bacterium MSr11367, the genomic segment ATGGCCTGCACGGCCTCGACACGCAAGTTGAAGTCGCGATCAAGCTTATCGAGCTGCGCCTGGGTCAAGGTCGGGCGCTTGGCGAGCCAGCTAGGTGGGTTCGTGTTGGGCTTGTTGAACGCACCCCTCCGCGGAAGCTTCTCGTTGAACGTACCGAGGTCTCGAGGTGCGGGGGTATAAGGCGCGTGCGGCGTGAAAGTGGACGTTTCCAGGAAAAACGGCGAAGACGCGTTCGTGGTCCGAATGAAATTGGTCGCCAAGCCCGACAGAACGTCCGTGAAATACTCGCTCCCGGCGTCGCGATGGTATGTGACGGTCCCATCTTCGTTGATCCAGTATCCGTATCCAGGATAACCGTTGTCGGAAACGTTCCACGAGCTCCACCCGGGATCCTTCGCGTTGTTTTTCGGATATCCGTTGAGGAATTTCCCCATCATCGAGGTTTCGTAGCCCGCGGCGGAGAGCGCCGTTGCGAACGTTTGGTTCGGGTTGCCCAGCCGCTCGAACGTGACGTAGCCTCCGGCATCGCCCGAGTTGGAGACGACGCCAGTGTTGTGTGGGAACTTCCCGGTGAAGATGGACGAGCGCGACGGACAGCACAATGAATCCGTAACGAAGTAGCGCGAAAACGTCGTCCCCTCTCGTTGCAATTGGAGAACTTGAGGCATGTATTGCACCAGATTCCACGAAAGGTCGTCGGTCAAGACGAAGACGATGTTGGCCTTCTCGTTCGGCGTACCGTCGGACGCGTCAACGTTCGTGGACGCATCCGCCGACGAGTCGCTCGATGAATTGCTGTTGCTACACCGTGCCAACACGAGCATGGGGGCGAGAAGACCGAGAAAATAAATGGAACGTTGCATGAGGATTCCTTTGCGTAGGGCAATGTTCGTCGTCCTCAACCGCGTACCGAATCGGCCGCGACCGCGCGGACCGAAGCGTTGCTATCGGGATCGCTTCGAGTGCCGTGCGGGTGAGATGAATGAGATCAGATTGGGATTGGTTTCAAGCACGGGTTCGACCGTGGAGCCACTCATTTCGAGTACAGCTGCGGTTCACTCCGACCTTGGAACATCGAGCGTGGAGCACAGTGCGTGCGTGTTGCGCGGTGTATAAGGGAATTTGTCTCGTATTTTGGATTCGTTCCGTCGTGCGTAAAGTTTCCTGAAGACGAATTCCAAACTCCAGCGGGATGCGAAGACCGATGGTTCAGAGCGGTGAACCGTCCCTTCGGGAGGATGAGCGGATTCAGTTTCGTGGCGTAATCCCCTGCCGTCGTTACCCATACAGCACGGGGGCACCAGCGCGCGCTGTATGGCTAGCGCGCTGTATGCGGCGCTTGACACTACGCATATGGCGTGAGACGTCGGAGGTAGAACGTCTACTCGTTGCCCTGCGCGACCCAAGGCTCACGGCGAGATGCCGTATGAGTTCGCCCACTCCGGACATTGGCGCGATTATCCAACGATCTTAATTTCTGAATCGCATTCTGCACCCAACGTCCAATACAGAATGCGACGCGGCCTCTTCCTTGCGGGACCGATCTTGCTCGCGCACTGCGCGGTGCTGCCGCAACCTTTGGCGCTGCCGGACGATCGGCAAGCCACGGTGGCCGTTTTTAGCCAAGCGCTTCCTCAATCCATGAGCGGCATCGCGCGCCACTCGTGGATCGCAACACGCCGCAAGGGGGAGCGAGAGTTCGTCCGCTACGAGGTGGCGGGAAACGCGAACGCGAACCACGGCGACCCCTTCGAGCCGCAATGCTGCGCAGGCGATGGAGTCCGGGTGGCCGACGTACGCATGCACGCGATGGTGCACGGCCCGGACGCGGAAAAGATCATCCCGTGCATCGATCGTGAAACGGAAATTTACAATCGCGATCACAGCTATGGCTTTTGGCCCGGAGCCAATTGCAACACGTACTCGCGATCATGGCGCGCAAATGCGGCATTTCGGTGGAGCTGCCATCGACGGCCAACGGTCGCGATTATCGCGGAATCGTGGGCGCCGGCGTTACGAGTGGCGGAACCGGGGTACAACTCGAGACGCCGCTGGTCGGGCTCAAGCTAGGGTTGAAGGAAGGCGTCGAGGTCCACATCTTCGGCGGCGCCGTTGGAGTCGACTTCTGGCCGCCTGCGATCATCGTTCCCATAGGCGCCGGACGAATTGGATTCGACGATCGCTCCTCGCTGGATGGGGGTCACGGCCCCATGCTGCGCGCCAAGGCATCGCCATCGTCGATGGAAGGGGCGGAGGCGAGCAACGACGGTGAACCGCCGTCCTTCATCGGGGATGCGACGGTGTTCGCGCGAACGGAAGGTGGCGGGGACCAAAACGCAAATGATCCGTCCCGCGCCACGGGCCTTGCGCCAACGTTCCTCCTTTCGGGAGCGGCCGACGTGCGGGGCATGTTCGCTCTCCTAAGTCGATTCGGGCCGGGCTTTGGACTGGATTTCGAGTTGGGATTTGCGACGCCCGCGGGGTTCGTTCATGGCCTTCGTCTCGAGCCACTCGGACTTGGCGTATCGCTCGGCCGAATGGGCTTCTTCACGGCAACGACGGGCGCGGGCTTTGGCGGTATCACCGGCCACGGCCCCACGGCAATCGAGGTTCCTGCGAGCGCGCGCTTGGCCTTCGATGCATCGAGCAACGTGCGCATTCTCCTCGACGCTCGCGTTTTATGGGCCTTCGTCCGCGCACGGGCAGATGGCGCACCGGACGCTCCCTTTGGTGACGAGATGCGCCTCGGTTTCGGCGTGCGCATCGGCCAGATGTGGGGCGAGCGCCAATACACCGAGGCCGGTGGGTACTTCTTTCGACTCGAGCACACCGAGCGACTCGGCGCGGCGTACGTTGGCGCCGCACTTGGCTGGGAACTCGGCGGCGGATTTTGATGCAAATTAGAATAAGCAATCAAATCGAGGCGCCCCTGTAGCGATATCGATCCGCTGTTCTTTCGGGACAAGCCCTTGGCGGAGGACGTCCGCGTGCAAGAGGCCGCGTGCTTGAAGCCGCCGAACGAGACGACCTGCACATCGGGCCTGCGGGCGGCGGCCGACATCGGTGAGATGTCGGCGTCCGTCTGGTGCGAAGACGGTACCCCGCGCGGATGCTTCCGGGCGCCGAAGGACACGATCACGGGCAACATCGGCCTAGTTGCCTGGGAGGCCATCTGGCGCGCGCTCGAGTGCGTCCGTACGAGGCTGGAGGGCGCGACCCCAGCGACGGCATCTGCGCCATCGACCCGACCGCCTGCCCCGAGCCCTTCTGCCCCATGTTCGAGGGCGACCTTTGGGGCAACACGAACCGAAGCGTCCAACCTGCGTCCGATGAGCGCAAGCCGACGACACCGCCGTGAGCGACGACCTTCGTCTTACGCACGGCTCCGGAGAAAATGTGCAATGGCTCCGGTCAGCCAGACGCGGGTGCTCCTTGAATCGTTGAATGCCCGTTTACGAACAACTGCCTTTGGGGTCAGGTCCCGTTTTGCAATCGCATTGATACTCGCACAGAGCACTACCGTACGGGCCCGCGGGGTAAAAGTTGCACCAATGGATCCCTCGACTTCCCGCGCTCCCGCATTTGGTGACGCACCTTCCCTGGGCGTAGCGAATATCGTCGTTCGAGCATCCCCCTTGTCTATCGACGGCGTCCGAAGCTTCCTGCCCGAGTTCGTATGCCTCCGGCGTCTGTTCCGCCTGCGTTACCTGTGACGGCTCGTCTTGAGCGTCAGGCTCGGACGCCGTGCAGCCGATTGCCATCAGTCCAAACACCGCCACACCAAAAATTGCGCTCACCAATTTCATCATCGCACTCCTTCGTGAGTGATCCGGCACCCCACCCAGCGTGTTGGCCGGCACTGCCTGAACCGCTAAGCAATCGCTATGCCGCGACGGAGAATGCGAACCGCGAATCGCTTGGCTCGACAAATACTTGGAATCGTCGATGGACGTCGGCGGTTCAGCGGCCGCATCGTACCGCACTTCGAAGTTCAGACGGTCCAGCGTCCGGTACACCTGGTACACGCGCGAAACAGCGCGTGGCACCACTTTGTGGTTTTCAATATTTTCCGACCGCGACCACCCCGCTCACGCCGAAAGCCCAGCGCCCGGTCATGCAGCACGAATACTAATGGCCGTAGCAATTGCTCATCGGCGGCCCGGACACGTACGACGCGGAGGCGTCGATGTTCACGTCGTGGGTGTTGGCCAAAAGACGGAGCCTGTTGGTCGACCTATCCGCGAGCCCGCGCACCGAGCGGTGCGTGACGGGCGTGCGAATGCTCCTCGTATCCCTGCACGATTGGGGATGGCCCTTGGCATCGTAGTCGTCCGCCGCGAACCACGCGTCGGACGTAGGGCAAACCCACACGTCGAAGAGAGCCCCCGGCCCGTCCGTCCACGTGATGAGGAGCCAGCTATATTTGTACTCTTGGCAAGTCGAGCCGGCGCCGGAATCGGTCGCCCGGGCATCGGTGGCGGCGTCCCTGGAGGCGTCTGCACGGCCCGCGTCACCGAAACCGCCGCCGCCATTGTTGGTGTCGCCGCTCGCGGGCGGACGGTTGCATCCTCGACCGTCGTTCGAGTCCAACGTGAATGTACCCACTCCCCCCAATTGCCGTGCGTCGAAGGACAGGTGCCCGTCGACGACCGTACCATCGTCGCGCACCACGCTCGCGCCCCCGCTCGGCGACCAAGTTCCCGGAATGTACTCGGAATCGCAATCGTCGTCGTTGTCCAGCCCGAAATTGCAGGCGACCGGACCGATGGCCGCGGTCACGAGAAGACCACACGAGACTTTGCGGATCACAGCGCCGAACGTCGAATTCATACCCGGTATCTATGACACGCCCGCGGAAACGCCAAATGACACCAGCTGACAGCCGCCTTGGCGTCACTCAGGGGGCTTCGTGAGCAGGGGGTACTAGCATTCCGTCGGATTCGCGCACGCGCACGCTCTTGTCTGCCCTGCCACGGCGTCACCACTGGCCCGCCTGCAACCGAGGTACAGGCCGCGCTCCAGCGCGTCGTTCACTCCGAGATGATCGTGCGCATGGGGGCCGCGAATCAGATTCCGTCGGCGAGGACCTCCACGTGGACAGTGAATGCCAATTGCGTCTCCACAAAGATGCTAGAGTCATGATCGCGGCGCCTCGCCTGACAAGGGCCCGAGCCCGCCAAGCGTGGGGTCTCCATTGCCCGGGCGTCCGGCGTTGGAATATGCTTCGCGGCATGCGAATCGCGGACGTCCCTTTCGGGACCACGGATTGGTCGACCATCCAGCCCACGGTGCACCCGGGCGAGCGGGGCACCGCTTACTGGCGGAGCCTGCAACTCGGCCCCATCCGCGTGCGTATGGTCGAGTACACGCCTGGCTACTTGGCGGATCATTGGTGCTCGAAGGGCCACATCCTGCTGTGTCTCGAGGGACAGCTCGAGACCGAGCTCGCTGACGGACGTCACTTCGTGCTGACACCTGGCCAGTCGTACCAGGTGGCCGACGATGCGGAGTCGCACCGCTCCTCGACGGAGAGCGGTGCGAAGCTGTTCATCGTGGATTGAGGCTCGATAGCTCGTCTCAGAGCATTTATCCTCGCGTCCCGGCCATAGATCGATGGTCGATGCCGTGAAGGCCGTCGCCGTCGCGACAATTTCCTCCGGCGAGACGTGCGGCGGCATCCGCGATAGCGACTTTCCGAACTACGGCAAAAGCGCCGTGCATTTGATCTCGGCGATCAATCCCGGCATCGCGAGCGCGCTGACGCCGAGTGCCGTCCACGCGGGGTAGCGTTCGGTGTTCGTGACGTAGCGGTCGCGCACTTGCATGAACAGCGGCAGGTCGCGCATGTCCGTGTGGTAGCTCACCATGTCGACCACGTCGTCCATGGTGGCACCGGCGGCCGCCAGCACCTTCTTCACGTTCTCGAAGGCCTGCGTGAACTGGGCCTCCTTGCCTTCGACGACGTTCAGGTCTTCGTCTCGGCCAACCTGGCCCGCGATGAACAGCAGATTTCCGGCTCTCACGCCGGGCGAGTAACGAAACCTTTCGTGAAGATTCTGCATCTCTCGCGGAACGATGGACGATCGATTTTGCATGGCTTGCTCCTTGTTGGGCTTTCCTCACGCCGGGTTTTGCTTCGTCGACTTTTTTCGCGCGCTCTCGCCGATTCGTCCAATCGATTGCTAGAATCGCGACCATTCATATGGTCAATCTCGCGTTGGTGGATCTCAATCTCCTCGTCGCACTCGACGCGTTGCTCGCCGAAGCTCACGTTGGCCGCGCGGCTCGCCGGATCGGGCGCTCGCAGCCCGCGGTCAGCCATTCTCTCCGGCGACTGCGTGAGCTGCTTGGTGACGCGCTGCTCGTCCGCATAGGTCCGAGGATGGAGCTGACGCCTCGTGCCCTTGGCCTTCGTGCGTCGTTGCCCGATGCGCTCGAGCGCGTTCAGAGCCTCCTCGCCGCCGAGTCGTTCGTGCCGGCGACGAGCTCGCGGCGCTTCCAGGTCGTGATCCACGACCACCTCGCGGATCTGGTCGTGCCCGCGATCGTGCGGCGGATGAGCACAGAGGCGCCGCGTGCTTGGCTCGAAGTGCTGCCCTGGGAGAGTCCGTTTGCGATGACGCCCGAACGCCTGCGCTCGCTCGATCTGTTCACCTCGTGCTCAACCGCCGATCTCCCGGGCTTCGATCGCCGGCCGCTCTTCACCGATCGCGACGTGGTGGTCGCCCGCCGCGATCACCCGCTCGTAACGCGGCTCGGGACGATGCGGACGTTCGCTGAGGCACGTCACATCGCCGTGACGCGGGATCCGCTCGATGCTTGGCTGCTGAAGGAAGGCGTCGAGCGTAGGATTGGGTTGACCGTACCGAGCTACCTGCAAGCACTTCACGCGGCGGCGGCCAGCGATCTCGTCGCGTTCGTGCCACGACGTCTTGCAGAGGCGTTGGCCGCGCCGTTATCGCTCGCGATCGTGAAGCCGCCAATCGATCCGGGGCCGTACCAGGAATTTCTGTTCTACCCGCGGCGGCGCGACGGCGATGGCGCCGCCCGATGGTTGCACGATATCGTGCTCGCGATCGGGCGGGACGTCGACGCGCCGACGCGACGCCGACGCCGGACGCTCGAGGCCGGGAAGGATGGGAAGTCTCGAAACGTAGGAAGTCGTTAGAAACGAATGCACCTACCGTGCCCGATCCATCCTGCAAGCTTCTCGTCGTCGACGTCAATTTCGCCCCAGTGTACGGGGTGACGCGTGTTCCCTATCGACCTAGTGCGGCGCAAAGAGCTGACCTCCCTAAACCGCCAGTATGGCGCATTTGGCATCCTCGTCGTGCCGTGGGTGCTGCTCACCGTCATCGTTGTCGGTGCCGCGGTCCTGGCGGCGCAGGAGGGCATGAAGGATTGGTCGA encodes:
- a CDS encoding RidA family protein, whose translation is MQNRSSIVPREMQNLHERFRYSPGVRAGNLLFIAGQVGRDEDLNVVEGKEAQFTQAFENVKKVLAAAGATMDDVVDMVSYHTDMRDLPLFMQVRDRYVTNTERYPAWTALGVSALAMPGLIAEIKCTALLP
- a CDS encoding LysR family transcriptional regulator, whose protein sequence is MVNLALVDLNLLVALDALLAEAHVGRAARRIGRSQPAVSHSLRRLRELLGDALLVRIGPRMELTPRALGLRASLPDALERVQSLLAAESFVPATSSRRFQVVIHDHLADLVVPAIVRRMSTEAPRAWLEVLPWESPFAMTPERLRSLDLFTSCSTADLPGFDRRPLFTDRDVVVARRDHPLVTRLGTMRTFAEARHIAVTRDPLDAWLLKEGVERRIGLTVPSYLQALHAAAASDLVAFVPRRLAEALAAPLSLAIVKPPIDPGPYQEFLFYPRRRDGDGAARWLHDIVLAIGRDVDAPTRRRRRTLEAGKDGKSRNVGSR
- a CDS encoding DHCW motif cupin fold protein — its product is MRIADVPFGTTDWSTIQPTVHPGERGTAYWRSLQLGPIRVRMVEYTPGYLADHWCSKGHILLCLEGQLETELADGRHFVLTPGQSYQVADDAESHRSSTESGAKLFIVD
- a CDS encoding sulfatase; translated protein: MQRSIYFLGLLAPMLVLARCSNSNSSSDSSADASTNVDASDGTPNEKANIVFVLTDDLSWNLVQYMPQVLQLQREGTTFSRYFVTDSLCCPSRSSIFTGKFPHNTGVVSNSGDAGGYVTFERLGNPNQTFATALSAAGYETSMMGKFLNGYPKNNAKDPGWSSWNVSDNGYPGYGYWINEDGTVTYHRDAGSEYFTDVLSGLATNFIRTTNASSPFFLETSTFTPHAPYTPAPRDLGTFNEKLPRRGAFNKPNTNPPSWLAKRPTLTQAQLDKLDRDFNLRVEAVQAIDDMIAALRKVLVDTGRDKNTYFLFSSDNGYHMGEHMLFVGKETAFDTDIKVPLIVVGPGVPAGATVDNIVQNIDLCPTFADIAGTAPPDMADGHSLMPFLRGETVTDWRNVALVEHEGPQGVPYSLDDPDRTPSDAKNGVSIVDTYASIRMQDALYVEYKTGETEYYDLKADPDEMTNTAKSLSADQVKSFHDRIDAIKSCHGSEQCWAAQKQ